A DNA window from Neochlamydia sp. AcF84 contains the following coding sequences:
- a CDS encoding tyrosine recombinase XerC yields MFISTAQKFLKHLKTIKNASEHTVRNYAIDLNAFKIYIETHHLPPRASQEIAPKIHHNMIDKYSTAYDALIPLSMIDRKTIRGFLATLTQGGINKKTIVRRLSSIRAFFKYAFAHKFISINPTEELDTPKIEKKLPTSLSYDQVLKIFAAPDLSTFLGFRDRVIMELFYSSGLRVSELASLNRRDFDHQNLLVRLKGKGKKERVIPITKNAAQWIQKYLEHPERHTCTDGHREQVDSQAIFLNKLGTRLTTRSIDRTFDNYIRNSGLAGKITPHTIRHTIATHWLENGMDLKTIQVLLGHTSLSTTTIYTQVSPKLKKKVYHQSHPRAKAS; encoded by the coding sequence ATGTTTATCTCTACGGCCCAAAAGTTTTTAAAGCATCTTAAAACCATCAAAAATGCTTCGGAACATACTGTCCGTAATTATGCCATCGATCTAAATGCCTTTAAAATTTATATTGAAACTCACCATTTACCTCCTAGAGCTTCTCAAGAAATAGCACCTAAAATTCATCATAACATGATAGATAAATATTCTACTGCCTATGATGCCCTTATTCCTCTGTCCATGATCGACCGTAAAACCATTCGGGGATTTTTAGCCACACTTACTCAAGGCGGTATCAATAAAAAGACAATTGTTAGACGGCTTTCCTCAATTCGTGCCTTCTTTAAATATGCTTTTGCCCATAAATTTATAAGCATTAATCCTACGGAAGAGCTAGATACGCCGAAAATAGAAAAAAAGCTTCCCACCTCTCTTTCCTACGATCAAGTTTTAAAAATCTTTGCAGCACCGGACCTCTCTACTTTCTTAGGTTTTCGCGATCGCGTAATTATGGAGCTATTTTACAGCTCTGGATTACGCGTCAGTGAGCTAGCTTCTCTTAATCGTCGCGATTTTGATCATCAAAACTTGCTTGTACGCCTTAAAGGTAAAGGAAAAAAAGAAAGAGTGATTCCCATTACCAAAAATGCTGCTCAATGGATTCAAAAATATCTCGAGCATCCTGAACGCCATACGTGTACGGATGGACATAGAGAACAAGTGGACTCCCAGGCAATCTTTTTGAATAAGTTAGGCACTCGACTTACCACGCGCTCAATCGATCGAACATTTGATAATTATATAAGAAATAGTGGCTTAGCCGGCAAAATTACGCCTCACACGATTCGTCACACAATTGCTACGCATTGGTTAGAGAATGGCATGGACCTAAAAACCATTCAAGTTTTGTTAGGCCATACCTCGTTATCTACCACCACTATTTATACTCAAGTATCACCTAAGCTTAAGAAAAAAGTTTATCATCAATCTCATCCCCGTGCAAAAGCTTCATAA
- a CDS encoding adenylyltransferase/cytidyltransferase family protein, which produces MSKTWSIECLKKYITPINLAQKIEELRKQGQKIATINGSFDLLHAGHLQILFEASQQADILIAALNSDQSIQQYKSPWRPIIPLEFRLQMVSALSFIDYVTWFEETNPIELLKIIKPDVHVNGAEYGENCLEAEIVRGSGGRLHLVNLIPGLSTSQILKKISSLPS; this is translated from the coding sequence ATGTCTAAAACATGGTCTATAGAATGCTTAAAAAAATATATTACCCCTATAAACTTGGCTCAAAAAATTGAAGAGCTACGTAAGCAAGGTCAAAAGATTGCCACGATTAATGGGTCCTTCGATTTACTACATGCTGGGCATTTGCAAATTTTATTTGAAGCTTCTCAGCAAGCAGATATTCTTATTGCAGCCCTTAACAGTGATCAATCGATTCAGCAATATAAAAGCCCTTGGCGTCCTATCATTCCTTTAGAATTTCGTTTGCAAATGGTAAGTGCTCTTAGCTTTATCGATTATGTGACCTGGTTTGAAGAAACCAATCCTATTGAACTGCTTAAAATTATTAAACCCGATGTACATGTCAATGGAGCAGAATATGGAGAAAATTGCCTAGAAGCAGAGATAGTTCGCGGGAGTGGCGGGCGTCTACACCTCGTGAATTTGATTCCTGGCCTATCTACCTCCCAAATACTAAAGAAAATTTCCTCGTTACCATCTTAG
- a CDS encoding ABC-F family ATP-binding cassette domain-containing protein yields MLTLNKISKSFGSRVLFEEVIMTFNAGNRYGLTGPNGAGKTTLLKIIMGVEEATSGSITLPDRVGILKQNIEAYSDIKVVDVVIMGNKRLWDAFKERDALYEVEMTDDVGMRLGEIEGIIAEEDGYSAESNAEILLAGMGIAEEFFYLKMHEIPLDHQFRVLLCQALFGDPQALLLDEPTNHLDLESIGWLENFLHGYKGVLIVISHDRHFLNSVTTHIADIDYETIILYPGNYDDMIAAKSAVRDRAEADAKSKEKKIAQLREFVSKFGAGTRASQVQSRQREISRLQPQELKKTNIQRPYIRFIPTEKQPGKIVLKVDNIQKAYDGPAVVTNFSLEIAREDKIGIIGNNGRGKTTLIRMLAQALSPDKGNIEHGHQVQICYFPQNHMEAVDKNVKQTAFEWLKERRPGIYDQDIRSVMGKMLFGGDDAFKPVASLSGGETARLIIAGMMLAEHNVLLLDEPNNHLDLEAVSALAWGLNEYKGTVVVVSHDRDLISQVANKIIAFEENGIQVFDGNLDEYLAVKAEKQKA; encoded by the coding sequence ATGCTGACTTTAAATAAAATATCTAAAAGCTTTGGTAGCCGCGTCCTATTTGAAGAAGTTATTATGACTTTTAATGCGGGGAATCGCTATGGCTTAACAGGGCCTAACGGAGCAGGAAAAACTACTTTACTTAAAATCATTATGGGCGTGGAAGAGGCCACAAGTGGAAGCATTACTCTGCCTGACCGAGTAGGGATTCTAAAACAAAATATCGAAGCCTATAGCGATATTAAAGTGGTCGATGTCGTAATCATGGGTAATAAACGCTTGTGGGATGCCTTTAAAGAACGTGACGCTCTTTATGAAGTAGAAATGACAGATGATGTAGGCATGCGTCTGGGGGAAATAGAAGGAATTATCGCCGAAGAAGATGGCTATTCTGCTGAATCTAATGCGGAAATTTTATTAGCAGGTATGGGAATTGCGGAAGAATTTTTTTATCTTAAAATGCATGAGATTCCCTTAGACCATCAATTTAGAGTGCTACTATGTCAAGCTTTATTTGGAGATCCTCAAGCCTTGCTGCTGGATGAACCTACTAACCACCTCGATTTAGAGTCTATTGGGTGGCTGGAGAACTTTTTGCACGGTTATAAAGGCGTGCTTATTGTGATCAGCCATGATCGCCATTTCTTGAATTCGGTGACTACCCATATAGCGGATATCGATTATGAGACTATCATCCTTTATCCTGGCAACTATGATGATATGATTGCAGCTAAAAGTGCAGTACGCGATCGGGCGGAAGCAGATGCTAAATCTAAAGAAAAAAAGATTGCTCAACTGCGCGAATTTGTGTCTAAATTTGGCGCCGGAACACGTGCAAGCCAAGTGCAGTCACGCCAACGGGAAATTTCTCGTTTACAGCCTCAAGAGCTAAAGAAAACAAATATTCAACGTCCTTACATCCGTTTTATACCCACAGAAAAGCAGCCAGGTAAAATTGTATTGAAAGTAGACAATATACAAAAAGCTTATGATGGACCGGCGGTTGTTACCAATTTTTCTTTAGAAATTGCTAGGGAAGATAAAATTGGTATTATCGGTAATAATGGCCGCGGAAAGACGACTCTGATTAGAATGCTAGCACAAGCTTTATCTCCTGATAAAGGAAATATAGAACATGGCCATCAAGTACAGATCTGTTATTTTCCACAAAATCATATGGAAGCTGTAGACAAAAACGTTAAGCAAACAGCGTTTGAATGGCTTAAAGAAAGACGCCCTGGTATCTATGATCAAGATATCCGTAGTGTAATGGGCAAAATGCTATTTGGTGGAGACGATGCTTTTAAGCCGGTAGCTAGTCTTTCTGGTGGTGAGACAGCACGCCTGATTATCGCGGGTATGATGTTAGCCGAGCATAACGTTCTTTTGCTGGATGAGCCTAATAATCATCTCGACCTAGAGGCTGTCTCTGCGTTAGCATGGGGATTAAATGAGTATAAAGGCACAGTAGTAGTCGTCAGTCATGATCGTGATCTGATCTCTCAAGTAGCTAACAAAATTATTGCTTTTGAAGAAAATGGTATCCAAGTATTTGACGGAAATTTAGATGAATATTTAGCTGTCAAAGCAGAGAAACAAAAAGCTTAA
- a CDS encoding ribonuclease Z, translating into MTVRDIIILGCSSQQPTRMRNHGAYLVRWNDEGLLFDPGEGTQRQFIFANVAPTVVTRIFVSHFHGDHCLGLGSVLMRLNLDKVTHPIHCYYPASGKRFFDRLRYGTIYHELIHVVEHPVSKGGLVHDDGKFRIEAVELDHGVENLGWRITEPDTRKYERNNLQTLGVKGPLVRELEQKGFLVLDGKTVTLDQVSHIRKGDSLAVVIDTRYCQNAIDIARHAKVLICESTYLEEHQELARKHFHLTAKQAATIAKEAGVKQLILTHFSARYQNLRPFEEEARAVFPHTYIADDLLTFPFPKNL; encoded by the coding sequence ATGACCGTACGAGATATCATCATTTTAGGCTGCTCAAGTCAGCAACCCACCCGCATGCGCAACCATGGTGCCTATTTAGTACGATGGAATGATGAAGGGCTATTGTTTGATCCAGGGGAAGGCACACAGAGGCAATTTATTTTCGCTAATGTAGCTCCTACAGTGGTGACACGTATCTTTGTCTCCCATTTCCATGGAGATCATTGCTTAGGGCTAGGTTCTGTTTTGATGCGTCTTAATCTCGATAAGGTTACTCATCCTATTCACTGCTATTACCCGGCAAGTGGCAAACGCTTTTTTGATCGTCTGCGCTATGGAACCATTTATCATGAGCTCATCCATGTGGTCGAACATCCCGTCTCTAAAGGGGGGCTAGTTCACGATGATGGTAAATTTCGCATTGAAGCTGTGGAATTGGATCATGGTGTAGAAAACTTAGGGTGGAGAATTACAGAACCTGACACCCGCAAATATGAACGCAATAATCTGCAAACTTTGGGTGTTAAAGGACCTTTAGTGCGTGAACTGGAGCAGAAAGGTTTTCTGGTCTTAGATGGAAAAACGGTGACTTTAGATCAGGTCAGCCATATTAGGAAAGGCGACAGCCTTGCAGTAGTTATCGATACCCGTTACTGTCAAAACGCCATCGATATCGCTCGCCATGCTAAGGTTTTAATCTGTGAAAGCACCTACCTGGAGGAGCATCAGGAACTAGCACGTAAGCATTTTCATCTAACCGCCAAGCAAGCTGCTACTATTGCCAAAGAAGCCGGTGTAAAGCAACTTATACTCACTCATTTTTCCGCACGCTACCAAAACTTAAGGCCTTTTGAAGAAGAAGCTCGAGCCGTCTTCCCCCACACTTATATTGCTGATGATTTATTAACATTTCCTTTTCCTAAAAATCTTTAA
- a CDS encoding RNA methyltransferase, whose product MEKQHKKCAELLLAIYKSKIAFQPIEEMLTHYHELQGWMQAEDKLSSDAKEIANRYHYHLKLSNRKVREHHLLPSIRRGDRAQGEKIWPISIYLDSLRSAHNVGSIIRTTEAFALGAIYFSEHTPYINNQQVQNASMGTFQWIECHPSCKATDLPRPLIVMETSPQAISLYDFVFPETFTLALGNEEYGCSDEVLKIADHLIEIPLRGRKNSLNVANAFAITASEIYRQKKEDHGQKST is encoded by the coding sequence ATGGAAAAACAACATAAAAAATGTGCAGAGCTTTTATTAGCCATTTACAAAAGCAAAATTGCCTTCCAACCTATAGAGGAGATGTTAACTCATTATCATGAGCTACAAGGATGGATGCAGGCGGAAGATAAACTCTCCTCGGATGCTAAAGAGATCGCCAATCGTTATCATTACCATCTTAAGTTATCTAATCGAAAAGTTCGAGAGCATCATTTATTGCCATCTATCCGGCGAGGAGATCGAGCGCAAGGAGAGAAAATATGGCCCATCTCTATCTATTTAGACTCTTTAAGATCAGCTCATAACGTAGGGAGTATTATTCGAACCACCGAAGCTTTTGCTTTAGGAGCTATCTATTTCTCTGAGCATACTCCCTATATAAACAATCAACAGGTGCAAAATGCTTCTATGGGAACCTTTCAATGGATAGAGTGCCACCCTAGCTGTAAAGCAACTGATTTGCCTCGTCCCTTGATTGTGATGGAGACAAGCCCACAAGCTATATCTTTATATGACTTTGTTTTTCCTGAAACCTTTACCTTAGCCTTAGGCAATGAAGAATATGGTTGCTCAGATGAAGTTTTAAAGATAGCTGACCACCTTATTGAAATCCCCCTGAGAGGCCGTAAGAATTCATTAAATGTGGCAAATGCCTTTGCCATAACTGCTAGCGAAATTTATAGGCAAAAGAAGGAAGATCATGGCCAAAAAAGCACCTAA
- a CDS encoding rhomboid family intramembrane serine protease — protein sequence MRLIGTFKNQKQAQNLSAFLKCYGIKHQLEIENNTDWGSQNYGDMIYNLWVIEEEDLEKALEKVQAFLDNPQAAMAAAPTSKSWLKEPVKEKIKEAHLKMIGQKKVQYAKPSGWGKITTTLLILCSLLLFLSTFTAPSLNRIPNKLPSTVLLNSPVHKALMYDYPYAYTIMDKIISAYGIESLQDPTEMSFQEQILLNTFNHTPYWKGLYAKLSNRFFTANASEESNPPLFEKIREGQIWRLLTPTLLHDDIFHLFFNMIWLLVLGKQMEERLRSSRYILFIVLAGILTNTLQYLMGGPNFLGFSGVLCAMLTFVWMRQKKAAWEGYQLQASTFTFIMVFIIAMFGIQLVSFLMEIYTKSAFSPGIANTAHLSGAIVGLLLGSLDFFAYKNR from the coding sequence ATGCGTTTGATAGGAACATTTAAAAATCAAAAGCAAGCACAAAACCTTTCTGCTTTCCTTAAATGCTACGGCATTAAACATCAACTGGAAATAGAGAATAACACCGATTGGGGTAGCCAAAATTATGGCGATATGATCTATAACTTGTGGGTCATTGAAGAAGAAGACTTAGAAAAAGCCTTGGAAAAAGTGCAAGCTTTTTTAGATAATCCTCAAGCTGCTATGGCGGCTGCTCCTACCTCAAAAAGTTGGCTAAAAGAGCCTGTGAAAGAAAAAATCAAAGAAGCTCACTTAAAAATGATAGGCCAAAAAAAAGTGCAATATGCTAAACCCAGTGGCTGGGGTAAAATTACTACCACCTTATTAATTCTTTGCTCTCTTCTACTTTTTCTTTCTACCTTCACAGCACCTTCACTTAATCGTATCCCTAATAAACTACCCAGCACCGTGCTATTAAACTCCCCTGTCCATAAAGCTTTGATGTATGATTATCCTTACGCTTACACCATAATGGATAAAATTATTAGTGCTTATGGGATCGAAAGCCTTCAAGATCCTACGGAAATGTCGTTTCAGGAGCAGATCCTCCTTAACACCTTTAATCATACCCCCTACTGGAAAGGACTGTATGCTAAACTGAGCAATCGTTTTTTCACTGCGAATGCTTCCGAAGAGTCTAATCCTCCTTTATTTGAAAAAATTCGTGAAGGGCAAATTTGGCGCTTATTAACCCCTACTTTGCTCCATGATGATATTTTTCATCTATTCTTTAACATGATATGGCTCCTTGTTTTAGGTAAACAAATGGAAGAGCGCCTGCGTTCTAGCCGTTACATTTTATTTATCGTTCTCGCAGGCATATTAACAAATACTCTACAATATTTGATGGGGGGGCCTAATTTTCTGGGATTTTCAGGGGTGCTCTGTGCCATGCTCACCTTTGTCTGGATGCGCCAGAAGAAGGCTGCTTGGGAAGGATATCAATTGCAGGCCTCAACTTTTACATTTATTATGGTATTTATCATTGCGATGTTTGGCATTCAACTGGTATCATTTTTGATGGAAATTTACACCAAATCAGCCTTTTCCCCCGGTATAGCGAATACAGCGCACTTATCAGGAGCTATTGTTGGCCTTCTGCTAGGTAGCCTGGACTTTTTTGCTTATAAAAACCGTTAA